The sequence below is a genomic window from Fluoribacter dumoffii NY 23.
GAGGAATGACAGTGGAAGTCTTAAAGGGAATTTTTATAGCGTCATGGATGATGCTAAACCACATGGATGTGGTTAAACTTCCTCGTTCATACCGCCTTAGCCTAATAAAATCTCACCATCCTTTTTTTTCCTCAAAAATTCCTTTCGAAATCATTTCCACCACATTTGCGGCACCAGGAACATTGATTCCACGTAGCCTACGAAAAAAAAGGATAAGTTTTAGTTTATAATATGGAGATAAGAACTGTTTTGAAATAGGTGAGGGATACGATGATCAAAGGTTCTGAACTGTTAGTTGCCGCCTTGGAAAATGAAGGCGTCAAACATATATTTGGTATTCCTGGTGAAGAAAATCTTGATGTTGTGGAGGCATTGCGCAACTCGTCAATCGAACTGATTCTGACCCGGCATGAACAGGCAGCCGCATTCATGGCCGCCACCTATGGCCGTTTAACCGGTAAACCCGGAGTGTGCATGACGACTCTTGGACCTGGGGCTCTAAATCTTACAACCGGAGCAGCTTATGCTCTTTTGGGTGCCATGCCCATGATTATGATTACAGGGCAAAAAGGAATCTTGTCATCTCATCAAGCACGTTTTCAAATGGTGAATACCGTTGCTACCATGCAACCTCTCACGAAAATGTCGCGGCAAATTGTGTCTCCCTCAATGATTCCTACCTTGGTCCGCGAGGCATTCCATCTAGCCCAGGAAGAACCCCCCGGGCCTGTCCATTTAGAACTTCCCGAGGATATTGCTGCTGAGCGCACCAAAAAAGTTGATCTCATTCCGCCGCATCCTATTGAGTACCCCATTGCGAGTGAAGAAGCCCTTAACCGTGCCGCCAAAATGATTATGGAAGCGAAGCGTCCGCTTGTGATGCTTGGGGCTGCTGCTTCACGCCCAAGGGCAACCAACGAACTGGCCCAATTTATTCTGCGGACCAAACTTCCTTATTTCACGACGCAGATGGGAAAAGGCACTGTTTCTGGAGCAACAGAATTTTATATGGGCACCGCTGCCCTCTCAGAACGAGATTACGTGCATGAAGCAATAGAACAGGCTGATCTAATTATAACCATTGGCCACAGTACGGTAGAAAAACCTCCTTTTATCATGAGCTCGCACCTTAAAGTCATTCATGTTGGATATCAGTCTGCTACCGTAGAACAGATCTATTTTCCGCAAGCGGAGGTTATTGGTGATATGGGGCCCTCGTTAAAATTGCTAGCAGATAAAATCGAAGGCAAGATACCCCATGCAGATGCACTTCTTCATTTACGTGAAGGCATCCTGAGTAAAATTTCTGCACGCGCTACTGAGGATCGATTTACACCCCAGCGTATGGTTTATGACATTCGGCAAGTTATGCCACGCGATGGCATTCTCACCTTGGACAATGGAATGTATAAAATCTGGTTTGCACGCAATTATCGAACCCAAGTGGCAAATACCATTCTTCTCGATAATGCACTGGCAACTATGGGAGCCGGCCTGCCCTCAGGTATTATGGCC
It includes:
- a CDS encoding acetolactate synthase large subunit — protein: MIKGSELLVAALENEGVKHIFGIPGEENLDVVEALRNSSIELILTRHEQAAAFMAATYGRLTGKPGVCMTTLGPGALNLTTGAAYALLGAMPMIMITGQKGILSSHQARFQMVNTVATMQPLTKMSRQIVSPSMIPTLVREAFHLAQEEPPGPVHLELPEDIAAERTKKVDLIPPHPIEYPIASEEALNRAAKMIMEAKRPLVMLGAAASRPRATNELAQFILRTKLPYFTTQMGKGTVSGATEFYMGTAALSERDYVHEAIEQADLIITIGHSTVEKPPFIMSSHLKVIHVGYQSATVEQIYFPQAEVIGDMGPSLKLLADKIEGKIPHADALLHLREGILSKISARATEDRFTPQRMVYDIRQVMPRDGILTLDNGMYKIWFARNYRTQVANTILLDNALATMGAGLPSGIMASLLYPERRVMAVCGDGGFMMNSQELETAVRLKLNLVVLVIEDHAFGMIRWKQAVDHFPDFGMTFTNPDLIKYAEAYGARGTRVEHIEDFQSILENAFNMGGVHLVVFPIDYSENKRVLVDELQNRLPPEKKRTE